One genomic segment of uncultured Desulfobacter sp. includes these proteins:
- a CDS encoding helix-turn-helix domain-containing protein: MKIEYPYHARMPGYLGKAIKDSRKQKKMTQKDLADITGTSVKFISDVERGKKTVQIDKVFDLLGALSLRIYVSDKPLVQERANGESFDFLG; encoded by the coding sequence ATGAAGATTGAGTATCCATATCATGCCAGAATGCCCGGGTATCTTGGGAAAGCAATCAAAGATTCCCGGAAACAAAAAAAAATGACCCAGAAGGATCTGGCGGATATTACCGGCACCAGTGTAAAATTCATCAGTGATGTGGAAAGGGGAAAAAAAACGGTTCAAATTGATAAGGTCTTTGATTTGCTTGGAGCGTTATCTCTTCGGATATACGTTTCTGATAAACCTTTAGTGCAGGAGAGGGCCAATGGAGAATCTTTCGATTTTCTTGGGTAA
- a CDS encoding MarR family transcriptional regulator, translating into MDDYSKIIDQSIGYLVGRLSRAIIKRLSKKFQDAGIDVSYEQWSILVHLYRQDGQTQQALAQIAVKDKAAITRLLNGLEKKNIVLRIPDRNDKRSNLVYLTNKAKELKPHLVGFVEEMLEEAEQGIDPDEMTRCRVTINNIFENFDRLNNPAPPEK; encoded by the coding sequence GTGGACGACTACAGCAAGATCATTGACCAATCCATTGGCTATCTTGTGGGCCGGTTATCCCGGGCAATCATAAAACGGCTGTCAAAAAAATTCCAGGATGCCGGAATTGATGTCAGTTACGAGCAGTGGAGCATCCTGGTCCACCTTTACCGTCAGGACGGGCAGACGCAGCAGGCCCTTGCCCAGATCGCCGTAAAAGACAAAGCCGCTATTACCCGCCTTTTAAATGGACTTGAGAAAAAAAATATTGTACTCAGGATTCCTGACCGAAATGATAAACGCAGCAACCTTGTTTATCTTACAAATAAAGCCAAAGAATTGAAACCTCATCTTGTTGGTTTTGTAGAAGAAATGTTAGAAGAGGCAGAGCAGGGAATTGATCCGGATGAAATGACCCGTTGCAGGGTAACCATCAATAATATATTTGAAAATTTTGACCGCTTGAACAACCCTGCCCCACCTGAAAAATAG
- a CDS encoding homocysteine S-methyltransferase family protein encodes MGEKNKSILDIINKRILILDGATGTEMQKRGLPPGVSPELWSMENPDVSADIYRAYARAGSDMLYTCTFGGTPWKLEEFGAADKTEQINCKIAENAVKTADELAAREGIRPLIVGDIGPCGRFIMPFGDLDFEQAIQGFKRQVKGLIDGGVDLFVIETQIDIQESRAALLAVKELCAGFTMVSMTFDETGHSLNGTTPEAMAVTLESLGADVVGVNCSTGPTEMLNVIRRIRKMVQIPVMAKPNAGMPVIKDNETVFPMDADEFSGFAHSFAEAGVNIMGGCCGTNPEHIAKLARGMKELTPLERKPVETAMLSSATQALITGSNSTIRIIGERINPTGKKILQGELKAGNMAYVRKLARDQAAAGADLLDINAGMPGIDEKQTLLDIISSVVPVVNLPLVIDSSDPDVVEAAVRYYPGRALINSISAEKEKLERLLPVAAKYGSMLIVLPLADNELPDKAERRKELVTEIAQRAAAYGYKNKDLVVDGLVMTVSSNPQAAKETLATVKWASEQGFGTVLGLSNISFGLPERGWVNASFFAMAAGAGLSWAIANPSHELLMNTKSASDVLTGRDRDALSYIQRFAKDKNAEKKKETTAKKEADLPVEEQIVAAVIEGRREDIERLCNQALEKGIAPSELLEKKMIPAIMTVGEYYDQKKYFLPQLIASAETMQNGFAVLEPALQAAGSNEKKGTLVFATVQGDIHDIGKNIVVLMLRNFGFDVIDLGKDVTAENIIEAAQTHKADLIGLSALMTTTMVRMPEVIALAKENGLACKVMVGGAVVTREWAESIGAEYSSDGVEAVNVAARICMDNR; translated from the coding sequence GTGGGAGAAAAAAACAAAAGCATACTGGACATTATTAATAAACGAATTCTTATCCTGGACGGTGCCACCGGCACTGAAATGCAGAAACGCGGCCTGCCGCCGGGGGTAAGCCCGGAACTATGGTCCATGGAAAATCCCGACGTATCGGCCGACATATACCGCGCCTATGCCCGGGCAGGTTCAGATATGCTCTACACTTGCACTTTTGGCGGTACTCCTTGGAAACTTGAAGAGTTCGGGGCTGCCGATAAAACAGAGCAGATCAACTGCAAGATTGCAGAAAATGCGGTTAAAACGGCGGATGAACTGGCGGCCCGGGAAGGTATCCGCCCGCTGATCGTCGGGGATATCGGTCCCTGCGGCCGATTTATCATGCCCTTTGGCGACCTTGATTTTGAACAGGCCATCCAGGGATTTAAACGCCAGGTAAAGGGGTTGATTGACGGTGGCGTGGATCTTTTTGTCATAGAAACCCAGATTGATATCCAGGAAAGCCGGGCCGCCCTGCTTGCGGTCAAGGAGCTTTGCGCCGGATTTACCATGGTCTCCATGACATTTGATGAAACCGGGCACAGCTTAAACGGCACCACGCCCGAGGCCATGGCTGTCACCCTTGAGAGTTTAGGGGCTGATGTGGTGGGCGTCAACTGCTCCACCGGTCCCACAGAGATGCTTAACGTTATCCGGCGTATCCGAAAGATGGTACAGATTCCGGTGATGGCCAAACCCAATGCGGGAATGCCCGTCATAAAAGACAACGAAACCGTATTTCCCATGGATGCCGATGAGTTCAGCGGTTTTGCCCACTCCTTTGCCGAAGCCGGTGTCAACATCATGGGGGGTTGCTGCGGTACCAACCCCGAGCATATCGCCAAACTGGCCCGGGGCATGAAAGAGCTTACGCCGTTGGAAAGAAAGCCGGTGGAAACGGCCATGCTCTCCTCGGCCACCCAGGCGCTGATTACAGGTTCAAACAGTACGATCCGCATTATCGGTGAACGCATCAACCCCACCGGGAAAAAGATCCTGCAAGGGGAACTGAAAGCGGGGAACATGGCCTATGTGCGCAAACTGGCCCGGGACCAGGCCGCGGCCGGGGCCGACCTGCTGGACATCAACGCGGGCATGCCCGGGATTGATGAAAAACAGACCCTTTTAGATATCATTTCAAGTGTGGTGCCGGTGGTCAATCTGCCCCTGGTTATTGACTCCTCGGACCCGGATGTGGTGGAAGCGGCCGTACGGTACTATCCGGGCCGGGCGTTGATCAACTCAATTTCAGCCGAAAAAGAGAAACTTGAAAGGCTTTTGCCGGTGGCGGCCAAGTATGGGTCTATGCTCATTGTGCTGCCCTTGGCCGACAATGAGTTGCCGGACAAGGCTGAACGAAGAAAAGAGCTGGTCACTGAAATTGCCCAACGGGCCGCAGCCTATGGGTATAAAAACAAAGATCTGGTTGTGGACGGGCTGGTCATGACCGTATCTAGCAATCCCCAGGCCGCCAAAGAGACCCTTGCAACCGTTAAATGGGCTTCGGAACAGGGGTTTGGCACAGTTCTCGGATTGTCAAACATTTCCTTTGGTCTGCCCGAGCGCGGGTGGGTGAATGCCTCCTTTTTTGCCATGGCGGCCGGTGCCGGGCTCTCCTGGGCCATTGCCAATCCTTCCCATGAGCTTTTGATGAATACTAAATCGGCCTCGGATGTTTTAACCGGCCGGGACCGGGATGCTTTGTCATACATCCAGCGATTTGCCAAGGATAAAAACGCGGAAAAGAAAAAAGAGACAACCGCCAAAAAAGAAGCGGATCTGCCCGTGGAAGAGCAGATTGTGGCGGCGGTGATTGAGGGTCGAAGGGAAGATATTGAACGGCTTTGTAATCAAGCCCTTGAAAAGGGGATTGCCCCGTCCGAACTGTTGGAAAAAAAGATGATTCCGGCCATCATGACCGTGGGGGAATACTATGACCAAAAAAAGTATTTCCTTCCCCAGCTCATTGCCAGTGCCGAGACCATGCAAAACGGGTTTGCCGTGCTTGAACCCGCTCTTCAGGCTGCCGGTTCCAATGAAAAAAAAGGTACCCTGGTCTTTGCCACGGTTCAGGGGGATATCCACGACATTGGTAAAAACATCGTGGTGCTGATGCTTAGAAATTTTGGGTTTGATGTGATTGATTTGGGCAAGGATGTCACGGCCGAAAATATCATTGAGGCGGCCCAGACCCACAAAGCAGATCTTATCGGGTTGTCCGCCCTGATGACCACCACGATGGTACGTATGCCCGAAGTCATTGCCCTGGCAAAGGAGAACGGGCTTGCATGCAAGGTCATGGTGGGCGGTGCCGTGGTGACCCGGGAATGGGCTGAATCCATTGGCGCTGAATATTCTTCCGACGGTGTTGAAGCGGTCAATGTGGCGGCCCGGATTTGCATGGACAACAGATAG
- a CDS encoding YwbE family protein, translated as MSDGRKRALIKPGLKVSVILKKDQRSGKLTEGVVKNILTKSSSHPHGIKVRLENGLVGRVAIIHD; from the coding sequence ATGAGTGACGGCCGGAAAAGAGCTTTGATCAAACCGGGACTAAAAGTTTCTGTCATATTAAAAAAAGATCAGCGCTCAGGAAAACTGACTGAAGGTGTAGTGAAAAATATTTTGACAAAATCTTCTTCACATCCACATGGTATTAAGGTCAGATTAGAAAATGGTTTAGTTGGACGGGTTGCGATTATTCACGACTAA
- a CDS encoding YkgJ family cysteine cluster protein — MKEKTAQLKDIYAAFEADTRDLVTGSACTRGCSFCCREAGSIDITTLEGMVIRKAMDKMPKSRQKTLTKAFRSEIKQREAGKAVPCPFLMKNNACMIYEDRPFSCRRIYSAHVCGQDAPPAVNRHVMERADQTITALQKLDNTGYSGHLSYILYMLSVPAFLKTYTAGEFKPEKIMEFGKAHRIVINRMMV, encoded by the coding sequence ATGAAAGAGAAAACGGCTCAGTTAAAAGATATTTACGCAGCCTTTGAGGCCGATACCCGTGACCTGGTAACGGGCAGTGCCTGCACCCGGGGCTGCAGTTTCTGCTGCAGGGAAGCCGGCAGCATTGACATTACGACCCTGGAGGGGATGGTTATTCGAAAGGCCATGGACAAAATGCCAAAAAGCAGGCAGAAGACCCTGACCAAGGCATTTAGAAGCGAAATAAAGCAGCGGGAAGCAGGCAAAGCGGTTCCCTGTCCTTTTCTTATGAAAAATAACGCCTGCATGATCTATGAGGACCGCCCATTTTCCTGCCGCAGAATTTACTCAGCCCATGTTTGTGGCCAGGATGCACCGCCGGCGGTGAATCGTCATGTGATGGAGCGGGCGGATCAGACCATAACAGCGCTTCAAAAACTGGACAACACCGGCTATTCCGGCCATCTTTCCTATATTCTGTATATGCTGTCGGTCCCGGCGTTCCTAAAAACCTACACGGCCGGGGAATTTAAGCCTGAAAAAATTATGGAATTTGGAAAGGCCCACAGAATTGTCATCAACCGGATGATGGTCTGA
- a CDS encoding type II toxin-antitoxin system HipA family toxin, with translation MENLSIFLGKRLVGTLSRHTKGRVQFKYARQWLKTVGRPISLSLPCREEKFPPALSTAFFENLLPESGVRSILAFNNRFDKKDTFAFLDRYGRDCAGALSIMAQGQEPDLTPWCYEDVTQKLIQALDRLETSSDQRQLYLEMQPARLSIAGVQDKLPVYFKENKFYLPTNSGSATTHIIKPMNPMFPGIQRNEAFCMDLARIIGIRVPNSKLIQMGPHELYLVERFDRKILPERVARIHQEDFCQAMGLPVDRKYQIKGGPGFRQCRSLIDEYLSPSAQIRAEMAFVLVFNALIGNHDAHGKNFSIIHGGEFTMAPYYDLLSTQVYDTLEKHFAMSIGKTFRQDRLHVNAFKAFAEDIKLRPNKLAEIMAKAIRPVELIYKTVLAKHKKEYGPAKIYTDLSRVISGNIEQLKAIQKTLV, from the coding sequence ATGGAGAATCTTTCGATTTTCTTGGGTAAGCGCCTTGTGGGCACGCTTTCTCGGCATACCAAAGGGCGGGTTCAATTTAAATATGCGCGCCAATGGTTGAAAACCGTTGGTCGGCCAATATCCTTATCCCTGCCGTGCAGGGAAGAAAAATTCCCCCCGGCGCTCAGTACAGCTTTTTTTGAAAACCTGCTTCCGGAAAGTGGTGTCCGGTCTATTCTGGCTTTTAACAATCGTTTTGATAAAAAAGATACCTTTGCGTTTCTTGATCGCTATGGCCGGGATTGCGCCGGCGCCCTGTCCATCATGGCGCAAGGGCAGGAACCCGACCTTACGCCATGGTGTTATGAGGATGTTACCCAAAAGCTGATCCAGGCCCTGGACCGCCTGGAAACCTCTTCAGATCAGCGGCAATTGTATTTGGAAATGCAGCCGGCCCGTCTTTCCATTGCCGGGGTCCAGGATAAACTGCCTGTCTATTTTAAAGAAAATAAATTTTATCTGCCCACCAATTCCGGTTCGGCAACAACCCACATTATAAAACCCATGAATCCCATGTTTCCCGGGATACAGAGAAATGAAGCCTTTTGTATGGATCTGGCCCGAATCATCGGAATCCGGGTACCCAACTCCAAATTAATTCAAATGGGTCCCCATGAACTTTATCTGGTGGAAAGGTTTGACAGAAAAATTCTGCCGGAGCGGGTGGCCCGGATCCACCAGGAAGATTTCTGCCAGGCCATGGGCCTGCCGGTTGACAGAAAATATCAGATAAAAGGTGGTCCCGGATTCAGGCAATGCAGATCATTGATTGACGAATATTTAAGCCCGAGTGCCCAAATAAGGGCGGAAATGGCGTTTGTTTTAGTGTTCAATGCCTTAATCGGAAATCATGATGCCCACGGCAAAAATTTTTCCATCATTCATGGCGGTGAATTTACAATGGCACCCTATTATGACTTGTTGTCCACCCAGGTATATGACACCTTAGAAAAGCACTTTGCCATGTCCATCGGGAAAACGTTTCGGCAGGACAGATTACATGTCAACGCGTTTAAAGCATTCGCGGAAGACATAAAACTTAGACCGAACAAACTGGCTGAAATTATGGCTAAAGCCATCCGGCCGGTTGAGTTAATCTATAAAACCGTTCTTGCCAAACACAAAAAGGAATATGGGCCGGCCAAAATCTATACGGATTTATCCCGGGTGATATCAGGTAATATTGAACAACTTAAAGCGATTCAAAAAACGCTTGTATAA
- a CDS encoding DUF5658 family protein, with product MATLLFSVVDAFLTLLLIDHGAVELNKIMAYYLNKGPYLFISVKYFLTAAAVTITVLISHAFFRSFRIRAEYMLMVFFSFFACVVVWELYLIVRFVI from the coding sequence GTGGCAACATTATTATTTAGTGTGGTCGATGCCTTTCTGACGCTTTTGCTTATCGATCATGGTGCTGTGGAACTCAATAAGATTATGGCCTATTATCTTAACAAGGGTCCTTATCTTTTCATATCTGTTAAATATTTTTTAACAGCGGCCGCGGTTACGATTACTGTTTTAATAAGCCATGCATTTTTCCGGTCTTTCAGGATACGAGCCGAGTACATGCTTATGGTATTTTTCAGTTTTTTTGCCTGCGTGGTTGTATGGGAATTATACCTGATAGTGCGTTTTGTAATTTGA
- a CDS encoding TAXI family TRAP transporter solute-binding subunit yields MKGKYLLILGFIGVVSMVFCQPGLAKERVVFGGGPAGGTFQVVANSIQVYKPMKEVKAFRVQAQSSGGSTENLRKTNAGRQQMSVVYSGHVYQGRHGMLSNDTRTYENVLAVAWLYGAPAQLVVHKGSGIKSTKDLVGKKVGVGNAGSGAFANCELFFKHMGVWDKIERNAMGYNDAAQAFGNNQLDAFWLFTAFPSGAVMMAAQTNDIAMVDLDADAKSTGFYDKYPYFAKLAIPANTYKGVDFDTPSFQDSTLWVANAKVSNETVYKMLSLIFSDEGLAHMKAQKKTFKDMAIESGANGIVTPFHPGAEKFWKEKGVL; encoded by the coding sequence ATGAAAGGTAAATATCTATTGATTCTTGGCTTTATCGGAGTCGTTTCCATGGTTTTTTGCCAGCCTGGCCTTGCCAAGGAAAGAGTTGTATTCGGCGGCGGCCCTGCGGGCGGAACATTTCAGGTCGTGGCAAACAGCATTCAAGTTTATAAACCAATGAAAGAAGTTAAAGCGTTTAGGGTTCAGGCCCAGTCTTCCGGCGGCTCAACTGAAAATTTAAGAAAAACCAATGCCGGCAGACAGCAGATGAGCGTAGTTTATTCCGGGCATGTCTACCAGGGACGCCATGGTATGCTGTCAAACGATACCAGAACATATGAAAACGTACTGGCTGTGGCATGGCTTTACGGCGCACCGGCACAGCTTGTTGTTCACAAAGGTTCGGGCATCAAAAGCACTAAAGACCTTGTGGGTAAAAAAGTTGGTGTCGGCAATGCCGGTTCTGGCGCATTTGCCAATTGCGAGCTCTTTTTTAAACATATGGGCGTATGGGATAAAATAGAAAGAAACGCCATGGGATACAATGATGCCGCCCAGGCCTTTGGCAACAATCAGCTTGACGCATTCTGGCTGTTCACTGCATTCCCCTCCGGAGCCGTCATGATGGCAGCCCAAACCAATGATATCGCTATGGTTGATCTTGATGCAGATGCAAAATCAACAGGTTTTTATGACAAATATCCCTATTTTGCAAAATTGGCTATTCCTGCCAACACATATAAAGGCGTAGATTTTGACACGCCTTCATTCCAGGATTCCACCCTTTGGGTTGCAAATGCTAAAGTGTCTAATGAGACAGTTTACAAGATGCTTTCCCTGATTTTTTCCGATGAGGGGCTTGCCCATATGAAAGCCCAGAAAAAAACATTTAAAGATATGGCTATTGAAAGTGGCGCTAACGGTATCGTTACCCCCTTTCATCCAGGTGCTGAAAAATTCTGGAAGGAAAAAGGGGTATTATAG
- the sixA gene encoding phosphohistidine phosphatase SixA produces the protein MSVFLVQHGLSLTKTEDPERGLSDRGREETLKIAQVAAGYGVKIIKIFHSGKKRAEQTARIMADTLCPDPGIEQMADIAAMDNVKGLGNLLDPGSNHMVVGHLPYMEKLVSYLTTGREEPKVLKFQNSGIVCLDQDESGWFIRWTLNPNIS, from the coding sequence ATGTCGGTATTTCTTGTACAGCATGGGCTGAGCCTGACGAAAACCGAAGACCCTGAACGAGGATTGTCTGACAGGGGCCGTGAGGAGACCTTGAAAATAGCCCAAGTGGCCGCCGGCTATGGTGTTAAAATCATCAAAATTTTTCATTCCGGAAAGAAACGTGCAGAACAGACCGCCCGGATAATGGCTGACACCCTTTGTCCCGATCCCGGCATTGAGCAGATGGCGGATATAGCTGCCATGGATAATGTAAAGGGTCTTGGCAACCTGCTTGACCCCGGTTCCAACCATATGGTGGTGGGCCATCTTCCCTATATGGAAAAACTGGTCTCCTACCTGACCACAGGCCGGGAAGAACCCAAAGTCCTGAAATTTCAGAATTCAGGGATTGTCTGTCTTGATCAGGATGAATCGGGCTGGTTTATCCGGTGGACCCTGAATCCCAACATTTCATAA
- a CDS encoding class I SAM-dependent methyltransferase: protein MKDNSDKIIAEKILQFITSLSDKKVLEIGCGNGRITSFLADKTKKLIAIEPDFKKIKEAKDNISGVTFQIGSGEKLAFANASFDLVIFTLSLHHQDSEAALAEAFRVLTEEGEILIIEPTIEGEVQRAFSLVSSENQELINAQDAVKNSGLKTQNYEMFNAAWSFDGKGDLCQSIFDFYNEPFDDQIAAEIINLIGTKAENESIELSDELVIQFLKKKT, encoded by the coding sequence ATGAAAGATAATAGTGACAAAATCATTGCAGAAAAAATTCTGCAATTCATTACGAGCCTTAGCGATAAAAAAGTACTCGAAATAGGTTGTGGGAACGGTAGAATAACATCTTTTTTAGCTGACAAAACTAAAAAACTAATCGCCATTGAGCCTGATTTTAAAAAAATCAAAGAAGCCAAAGATAATATATCGGGTGTGACCTTCCAAATCGGTTCTGGTGAAAAACTCGCCTTTGCAAACGCTTCTTTTGATCTTGTTATTTTTACACTATCCCTTCATCATCAGGACAGTGAAGCTGCACTTGCCGAGGCTTTTAGAGTGCTGACGGAGGAAGGCGAAATATTAATTATCGAACCGACCATTGAAGGAGAGGTTCAACGAGCTTTTTCGTTGGTGAGCAGCGAGAATCAGGAACTAATAAATGCCCAGGACGCAGTCAAAAATAGCGGTTTAAAAACGCAAAATTATGAAATGTTTAATGCAGCCTGGTCCTTTGATGGCAAAGGCGATTTATGCCAATCAATTTTTGATTTTTATAACGAACCTTTCGATGATCAGATAGCGGCTGAAATAATTAATTTAATAGGCACGAAGGCTGAGAATGAATCCATAGAACTATCTGATGAATTGGTGATACAATTTCTTAAAAAAAAGACCTAA
- a CDS encoding GNAT family N-acetyltransferase, which translates to MQLKIEDHPFEWDRFVMQHPDASFTHLFGWRRVIASVYRHKPVYLAAVERDRIVALIPLFRFSRPFYPPEWISIPFFDHAGVLAKNQKAGQFLLEKAWKRLGCKNKAGLSIRQDTNFDASGLILQGRHPQIFTEKTGLTIDLAPDSRQMMATFPAKLRSQINKGIKNGLTWDIGGPGLLPAFYKVFAGNMRDLGSPVHALTFFKTIFSVFPGQAFICMIYHRGIPAAAGFVFRFKNRLINPWASSLREFRSLNTNMLLYWQMIRLACGLNLDIFDMGRSSKGASTFRFKQQWGPKQTPLSWYSWAGDRYKAPGETLSISPWQRLPLWGANLAGPLVRKYISL; encoded by the coding sequence ATGCAGTTAAAGATAGAGGACCATCCCTTTGAATGGGACCGATTTGTGATGCAGCACCCTGACGCCTCCTTTACCCACCTTTTTGGCTGGCGCAGGGTGATCGCATCCGTATACCGACACAAGCCGGTTTACCTGGCTGCCGTGGAAAGGGACAGAATAGTGGCCCTGATTCCCCTGTTCCGCTTCAGCCGGCCATTTTATCCGCCTGAATGGATCTCCATCCCATTTTTCGACCATGCCGGCGTTCTGGCAAAAAACCAAAAAGCCGGACAATTTCTCCTGGAAAAGGCTTGGAAAAGACTTGGCTGCAAAAACAAAGCAGGGTTAAGCATCCGGCAGGATACGAATTTTGACGCATCCGGACTGATCCTCCAGGGCCGTCATCCGCAAATTTTCACCGAAAAAACCGGGCTGACCATTGACCTGGCACCGGATTCCCGCCAGATGATGGCGACCTTTCCCGCCAAACTCAGAAGCCAGATCAATAAAGGGATAAAAAACGGACTGACCTGGGATATTGGCGGGCCTGGGCTTCTGCCGGCATTTTATAAGGTATTTGCCGGAAACATGAGGGATCTGGGCTCCCCTGTCCATGCCCTTACCTTTTTTAAAACCATCTTTTCGGTCTTCCCGGGCCAGGCATTCATCTGCATGATCTACCACAGGGGGATCCCGGCTGCCGCCGGTTTCGTTTTCCGGTTTAAAAACAGGCTGATCAATCCCTGGGCCTCATCCCTCAGGGAATTCAGGTCCCTGAACACCAATATGCTGCTGTACTGGCAGATGATCCGGCTGGCCTGCGGCCTGAACCTTGACATTTTTGACATGGGCCGGTCCTCCAAAGGCGCATCCACCTTTCGGTTCAAACAGCAGTGGGGACCAAAACAGACCCCGCTTTCCTGGTATAGTTGGGCAGGGGACCGCTACAAGGCGCCCGGAGAGACCTTATCCATCAGCCCCTGGCAAAGACTGCCCCTGTGGGGGGCCAACCTGGCAGGTCCCCTGGTCAGAAAATACATTTCATTATAA
- a CDS encoding TRAP transporter fused permease subunit, which yields MYEKLNRLEQIIFDVLSIFLVLFYSWSAIVQPMATQYHRGIYVIITYILVFLLYKSKSFVGRIIDYVLILLSIISIGYWIFLFEVINYRTGAETMVDMVFAVIGVLIGIELARRVVGNVFVIMGALMLIYGVYGYMAPDLISHAGAPFTELCISIFYKSDGVFGIMANVLATYVILFVLFGAFLEKCGAQKFFIDWPLAAVGHKIGGPAKVSVIASGLFGSISGSAIANTVSTGMFTIPMMKKAGFKPHVAGGIEPAASIGGMFMPPIMGAGGFIMAELTGVPYSKIMLVAIFPAFMYFFSVFCMVHYEAKKDNIVGEKSEQSAGHIFKTEWFYTLPLISITILMLTGYSPGFSAILGLVTCLFISRVRFDTSMDLTMALLVTGVFLISLINGFVGSPGSVVIPQWVGLLIGFIAAIFVYIKKPEKVKPGLVNFLEAARSGTENSLKIGATVGVIGIIIGVLTFSGLVLTFADIMIELAGGSLLLTIMLVALASLVLGMGVPVTAAYLITAVVAVPALTHLGVNQIAAHMIVYWLSQDSNITPPVCIAAFAGATIAKANMWRTALASFKFAKFLYLGPLLFGYVPGFSLDGSPMDIVKAFIVITLGTWAYSWFLSGIWVSYLKNIFKKK from the coding sequence GTGTACGAAAAACTTAATCGACTGGAACAAATTATATTTGATGTTCTTTCAATATTTCTGGTTCTATTTTACTCCTGGTCTGCCATCGTGCAGCCCATGGCAACGCAGTATCACCGGGGGATATATGTTATCATTACCTATATCCTTGTCTTCCTGTTGTATAAATCAAAATCCTTTGTCGGCAGGATTATTGATTATGTGCTGATACTTTTATCCATTATTTCAATCGGATACTGGATTTTCCTTTTTGAAGTCATCAATTACCGGACCGGTGCTGAAACAATGGTTGATATGGTTTTTGCCGTCATCGGGGTGCTTATCGGTATCGAGCTGGCCCGCCGCGTTGTCGGTAATGTGTTTGTTATTATGGGTGCCTTGATGCTGATTTACGGGGTGTACGGATATATGGCCCCGGATTTAATTTCCCATGCCGGTGCACCATTTACGGAGTTGTGCATCAGCATATTCTACAAAAGTGACGGTGTCTTCGGCATCATGGCTAATGTTCTGGCAACATATGTAATTTTATTTGTTCTGTTCGGGGCCTTTCTTGAAAAATGCGGGGCCCAGAAATTTTTTATTGACTGGCCCCTGGCTGCTGTTGGTCATAAGATCGGCGGCCCGGCTAAGGTCTCCGTCATCGCATCCGGACTTTTCGGCTCAATCTCCGGCTCAGCCATAGCCAATACCGTTTCCACAGGCATGTTCACCATCCCCATGATGAAAAAAGCAGGATTCAAACCCCATGTGGCCGGTGGTATTGAGCCGGCAGCTTCCATTGGCGGGATGTTCATGCCCCCTATCATGGGTGCAGGCGGTTTTATCATGGCAGAGTTGACCGGGGTCCCCTATTCAAAAATTATGCTTGTGGCCATCTTCCCTGCATTCATGTATTTTTTCAGTGTATTCTGCATGGTTCACTATGAGGCCAAAAAAGATAATATTGTCGGAGAAAAAAGTGAACAGTCTGCCGGCCATATTTTTAAAACCGAATGGTTTTATACACTTCCCCTGATCTCCATCACCATTTTGATGCTCACGGGGTATTCTCCCGGATTTTCAGCTATCCTTGGCCTTGTTACCTGTCTTTTTATCAGTCGGGTGAGATTTGATACCTCCATGGATCTGACCATGGCCCTGCTCGTAACCGGTGTATTTTTAATATCTTTGATCAACGGTTTTGTGGGAAGTCCCGGCAGCGTAGTCATACCCCAGTGGGTTGGCTTACTGATCGGTTTTATTGCCGCTATTTTTGTATACATAAAAAAACCTGAAAAGGTGAAACCTGGATTGGTGAATTTTCTTGAGGCTGCCCGCTCCGGTACAGAAAACAGTCTTAAAATCGGCGCTACGGTCGGTGTTATAGGAATTATTATTGGTGTTTTAACCTTTTCCGGCCTGGTATTAACCTTTGCAGATATCATGATCGAGCTTGCCGGCGGATCCCTGCTTTTGACCATCATGCTTGTGGCCCTGGCCTCCCTGGTATTAGGTATGGGCGTTCCGGTAACCGCCGCTTATTTGATTACTGCAGTTGTTGCGGTACCGGCCCTGACGCATCTTGGGGTCAATCAGATTGCTGCGCATATGATTGTTTACTGGTTGTCCCAGGATTCAAATATAACACCGCCTGTCTGTATTGCCGCTTTTGCGGGTGCGACCATTGCCAAGGCAAATATGTGGCGTACAGCCCTGGCCTCTTTTAAATTTGCCAAATTTTTGTATCTGGGCCCCCTTCTTTTTGGATACGTGCCTGGATTTTCCCTTGACGGCAGCCCCATGGATATTGTCAAGGCCTTTATTGTCATTACACTTGGTACTTGGGCGTATTCCTGGTTTCTCAGTGGCATCTGGGTCTCTTATTTAAAAAATATTTTTAAAAAGAAATAA